The sequence below is a genomic window from Clostridium sp. BJN0001.
GGATACTGATATTGTTCTTATCCATGATGGAGCACGTCCTTTTGTTTCAGAAAGAATAATAGAAAATGCTGCAGCGTATGCAAAAAAGTATAAATGTGCAGCACCAGGAGTAATGCCAAAAGATACAATAAAATTAATAGACAATTCAAATTTTTCTGTTTCAACTTTTGATAGAAATAGCCTTGTGGCAGTACAGACTCCGCAGGCATTTGATTATAATCTTATATTAAAATGTCATACAGAAGTAAATAAAAGAGGAATAAATGTTACAGATGATACTATGGTAGCTGAAATATTTAACAATGATGTTTATATTTTTAAAGGTGATTATAAGAATATAAAGATAACAACAGATGAAGATCTTATACTTGCTAAGTATTTTATAGGACATAGTGATACTGTTGACATAAAGGATAAAAGAAGTTTATAATATGCTATATGTACTAAAATTTTATATGAAAGTACAATGAAAAAGAATAGTAGAGGTCGATTTAAGAGAAGAAATCCATGGTTGAAAGATTTCTACAGACTTTGAACCAGCTTTTGAGTAATAGGGAAAAACTATCGGTTTAATACCGTTATCATTATATAGAGTATAAATTTAGGTGGTACCGCGGTAAAAGCCGCCCTAATAGAAATATTAGGGTGGCTTTTATTAACATATGAAATAATAAAGAATAAATATTATAATTGCAGGAGGCATAAAATAATGAAAATGTCAAAAATGTTAGTATCAACTTTGAGAGAAGTTCCAGCTGAAGCTGAAATTGACAGTCATAAGTTGATGCTCAGAGCAGGTCTTATGAGGAAAATGGCTGCAGGAGTATATAACTATCTTCCTCTAGGTCTTAAAGTATTAAAAAATGTTGAAAATATAATCAGAGAAGAAATGAATAATGCAGGAGCACAAGAATTTTTAGCATCAGCTCTTATTCCATCTGAACTTTGGAAGGAATCAGGCAGATGGGGTGCATACGGTCCAGAAATGTTTAGAGTTACAGACAGAGGAGAAAGAGAATTTTGTCTTGGACCTACTCATGAAGAAGTTTTTACTGACATAGCAAGAAATGAAATAAAATCATATAAACAGCTTCCAGTAAATCTTTATCAGATACAGACTAAATATAGAGATGAAAGAAGACCAAGATTTGGAGTTATGCGTTCAAGAGAATTTATAATGAAAGATGCGTATAGCTTTGATAAGGATACAAATGGATTAGATGAAACATATAATAAAATGCATGATGCATATGTTAAAATATTTAATAAATGTGGACTTGATGCAAAATGTGTTGCTGCTGATTCTGGTGCAATTGGTGGAAATAATTCAGCTGAATTTATGGTAAAATCTGAAGTTGGAGAAGATGATGTTGTATTCTGTACAAAATGTAATTATGCAGCGAACATAGAAAAAGCAGAAGCAAAACCTGAAAAGCAGGGAAAAGAAGAATTAAAAGAATTACATAAAATAGAAACACCTAATACAAAGACAATAGAAGAATTAGTGAAATTCTTTAAAACATCTGAAAAGAAATTTGCAAAGACAATGATATATAATGCAGATGGAAAAATAGTTGCTGTCATGGTAAGAGGCGACAGAGATGTAAATGAAGTAAAGGTTCAAAATGCAGTCGGAAGTGTTGTTGACATGGGATTAGCTTCGAAAGAAGAAGTAAAAGAAGCAACTAATGCAGTAACAGGATTTGCAGGACCGATCGGATTAAAAGCTGATATGCTTTTAGTTGATGAAGAGGTAGCTAATATGTACAATTTCATAGTTGGAGCAAATGAAACAGGATATCATTATGAAAATGTTAACTATGAAAGAGATTTTAAAGGAACTGTCGGTGATTTCAGAAATGTATGTGAAGGAGAAGTTTGTCCTTGTTGCAAAGAAAAAGTAACAATAGCAAAAGGAACAGAAGTTGGTCATATATTTAAATTAGGAACTAAATATTCTGAAACAATGAATGCAAACTTTATCGATGAAAATGGAAAAGAAAAGCCATTTATTATGGGATGTTATGGAATAGGTGTTACAAGAACATTAGCTTCAATAATAGAACAACATCATGATGAAAATGGAATAGTTTGGCCATTATCTGTTGCTCCATATCATGTATCTGTTATACCAGTTAATATAAAGAAACAGGAACAGATGGATATAGCTGAAAAATTATATAAAGAACTTGAAGATCTTCATATAGAAGTACTTTTAGATGATAGAAATGAAAGAGCAGGAGTTAAATTTAAAGATTCTGAACTCATGGGTGTTCCAATGAGAATAACTGTCGGAAAGAAAATTACAGATGGTGAAGTAGAATTTAAGTTAAGAAACGGAGAAATGGAAACAATAAAAATTGAGGATGCTATAGAAAGAGTAAAACAAGAATTTAGCGAAAATAATATAGCACTTTAAGAACCTTAAGAATAAAAAATATAACTTAGGGAGGGTTTAAATATGAAAGTTTATAATAGTCTTACGAGAAAAAAAGAAGAATTTGTTCCTATTGTACCAGGAGAAGTAAAGATGTATGTCTGTGGACCTACAGTTTATGATTATTTTCATATAGGAAATGCGAGAACATTTATTGTTTTTGATACAATAAGAAAATATTTTGAATACAGAGGATATAAAGTCAAATTTGTTCAGAATTTTACTGATATTGATGATAAAATGATAAATAGAGCTAATAAAGAATCAATAACAGTAAGAGAACTAGGCGATAGATTTATAAAAGAATATTATAAAGATGCAGATGCTCTTAATATTGAAAGAGCAACAGTTAATCCAAGAGCTACTGAGTATATTAATGAAATAATTAAATTTGTTGAAAAATTAATAGAAAAGGGATATGCATATGAAGTTGATGGTGATGTATATTACAGTACAAAATCATTTAAACAGTATGGTAGACTTTGTGGTCAGAATTTAGATGATCTTCAAGCTGGAGCAAGAATTAGAGTCGATGAGAGAAAGAAAGATCCAATGGATTTTGCTGTATGGAAAGCGCAAAAAGAAGGAGAACCTGGATGGAAGAGCCCATGGGGAATGGGAAGACCAGGATGGCATATTGAATGTTCATGTATGGCAAAAAAAGAACTTGGAGATACAATTGATATTCATGCAGGTGGTATGGATTTAAAATTCCCACATCATGAAAATGAAATAGCACAGAGTGAAGCTGTGACAGGAAAGAAATTTGCAAATTATTGGCTACATTCTGCATTTGTAAATATAAATAATGTGAAAATGTCAAAATCATTAAATAATTTCTTTACAGCAAGAGAGATACTTGAAAAGTATGATGTTGATTGCGTAAGATTCTTAATGCTTTCAGGTCATTATAGAACTCAGATTAATTTTACAGGAGAACTTTTAGATTCTGCAAAATCTTCAATTGAACGTTTATACAATTGTATAAATAATCTTGAAAATCTTATGAGCGAAGTAAAGATTGAGGATATGACTGAAGATGAGAAGAAATATCTTGAATCATTGAACGGATATAGAGAAAAGTATATTGAAAAAATGGATGATGATTTTAATACAGCAGATGCTATTTCTGTTATGTTTGACCTTGTTAAGGACATAAATAATAATATAAATTCAGAGTCATCTAAAAATATATGCATCGAGGCAGAAAAATTATTAAGAGAGCTTGGAAAACCACTAGGACTTCTTGAAAAACAGGAAGATAAGACTATAGAATCTGAAATAGAAGAGCTTATAGAAAAGAGAGAACAGGCAAGAAAGAATAAAGACTTTGCTCTTTCTGATAAAATAAGAGATGAGTTAAAAGCACGAAATATTGTTCTTGAAGACACAAAACAAGGAGTCAGATGGAAAAAAATCAATTAATAAAAAAAGGGGCTGCGTAGGTTCGCGGCCCTTATTTAAAAGGAGATTCAAATGTTAAGTGATTTAAGAATTAAAGAATTTGAAGAGGCAGAACTTAGAAGTTTAAATTCTCTTCAGCTTGCATTAATAGGCGATGGCGTATTTGAGGTATATATAAGAAATTATATATTCACAAAAAATACTGAACTTTCAGCTAATAAGATACATGTTAAAGCTATAAAATATGTAAAAGCTAAAAGCCAGGCAATAATAATACACGAATTAGAAGAATTTCTTACACCTGAAGAGGATAGGGTATATAAAAGAGGAAGAAATGCAAAATCGCCTACAGTACCTAAAAATGCAGATGTAAGAGATTATAGAATGGCAACAGGATTTGAAGCACTTCTAGGATATCTTTATTTGTCTGGCAATAAAGAAAGACTAGAGTTTGTATTAAATAAAAGTACAGAAATAATAAAAGAGTAGAGGAGAATTTTTATGCAAGATAAATTTAATAATAGAAAAAATCCAGTAAAAGATAACAAACAGGATAAATTTAATAATAGAAAAAATCCAGTGAAGGATAATAAATATGAAGAGAGAGAAGATATAATAATAGGTAGAAATGCTGTAATAGAAGCATTAAAAAGCAAAAAAACTATTGAAACATTATATATTTCAAATACAAAACTTGAAGGTTCAATTAATAAAATTATAGGTTTGGCAAAAGAAAAGAAAATAGTTATAAAAGAAGTTGATAGAAGAAAACTTGATATGATGTGCGGTGGAGAAGTTCATCAAGGAGTAATTGCTAAGATAACTCCATTTAAATATTCAGAAGTAAAAGATATATTGGATTATGCTAAAAAAAGAAATGAAGATCCATTTGTAATAGTTCTTGATGAAATTGAAGATCCACATAATTTAGGTTCAATAATAAGAACAGCAGAACTTGCTGGAGTTCATGGAATAATAATTCCTAAAAGAAGAAGTGCATCAGTTACATCAACTGTATATAAAACATCAGCTGGAGCTGTACAATATGTTAAAGTTGCAAAAGTTGCAAACCTTAATAATGCAATTGAAGAGCTTAAGGATAATGGAGTATGGATATACGGTGCTGATATGAATGGTGAAGAATTCAGCTATCAAAATGATTTTTCAGGAGCATGTGCATTAGTTATAGGAAATGAAGGAAGAGGAATATCAAAACTTACAGCACAAAAATGTGATAAGCTTGTTAAAATTCCTATGGTTGGAAAAATAAATTCATTAAATGCTTCAGTAGCTGCTGGAATTTTAATGTATGAAGTTATGAAAGTTCGTTTAAAGTAGACAGGAGAGAGCATTATGAAAACTATTTTTGTTGATGGATATAATGTTGTAAATAGCTGGCCTAATCTTAACTATAGAAAGAATTTCAGTTTTGAAGCTGCAAGACAGATGCTTATTGATCTTCTTCATAATTATGCAGTATATAAATCATGCAAAATAATATTAGTTTTTGATGCACATAAAGTTCCTGGAAGTATAGAAAAAAAAGAAGAAATGAATAAAAATGTATCTATCGTTTTTACAAAAGATGGGGAAACTGCAGATAGCTATATAGAAAAGCATGTAAATTTAGCAGGAAGACGTTGCGATATAACAGTTGTCTCATCAGATAATCTTGTCCAGCAAACTACATTTCAAAGAGGCGCTGTTAGAATGTCTTCAATTGAATTCTATAATGAAATAACTTCAATGGAAAAAAGTATAAGAAAGAATACGGAAAAAAATACATTAAATAAGAAGAATCCAATAATGGACAATATACCAAATAATATATTAGAAAAATTAGAAAAAATAAGAAGAAGCTAGTATAATTATTGACTTCAATAATTTTTTAAGAGTATAATTTATTATAAATGGGATTACCAGTTAAAGAAAGTTGAGATTTATAGTGAAGGATTTTTTAGAGTTTAATGGCAAAAAAGATGAAGAGATAGTATTAGAAGCTAAAAATAGTAATAAAAGGGCACAGGAATATTTAATATCAAAGTATGATGGCTTTATAAAAATTAAAGCAAAATCATACTTTTTAATAGGTGCTGATAAAGAAGATATATATCAAGAGGGAATGATAGGTCTTTATAAAGCTATAAGAGATTTTAATAGTGAAAAAGCAACATCATTTAAGTCTTTTGCAGAGATATGCATTATGAGACAGATACTTACAGCAATAAAAACTGCGACACGCCAGAAACATATTCCTTTAAATACATATGTTTCATTAAACAAACCAATGTTTGAAGACGAGTCTGATAGAACACTGCTTGATGTAATATCAGGATTAAGGATAACTGATCCAGAAGAGTTATTAATAAGTAAAGAACAGATGGATTATATAAAAGAAAAAATAAAAAAGGAACTTTCGGGACTCGAACTTGAAGTTGTAAATTTGTATCTTGACGGTAAATCATATCAGGAAATTGCAAAAAAATTACAAAGAGAACCAAAATCGATAGATAATGCTCTTCAGAGAGTTAAGAGAAAGCTTGAAAAATGCTTTAAAAATCAATAATTTTGGTTGACAAATAAATTAATTAATAGTAAACTTTATAATTGGTATATCAAGAAATTAGCAAGGACTGTGCGCTCATATAGCTCAGTCGGTAGAGCGTCGCCTTGGTAAGGCGGAGGTCGTCGGTTCAATCCCGATTATGAGCTCCACATAAAGATAAAACGCTAGGCAAAGTTTATTACAAATAGTGAGGAGGAAATTTAAAATGGCAAAAGCAAAATATGAAAGAACAAAACCCCATGTTAACATTGGAACAATAGGACACGTAGATCACGGTAAGACAACATTAACAGCAGCTATTACAACAGTATTAGCAAATAAGGGATATGCAGAAGCATTTGATTATGCAGCAATCGATAAGGCACCAGAAGAAAAAGAAAGAGGAATCACAATCAATACAGCACACGTTGAGTATGAAACAGATAATAGACATTACGCTCACGTAGACTGCCCAGGACATGCTGATTATGTAAAGAACATGATTACAGGAGCAGCACAGATGGATGGAGCAATCTTAGTTGTATCAGCAGCAGATGGTCCGATGCCACAGACAAGAGAACATATCTTATTAGCATCAAGAGTTGGAGTTGACTACATCGTAGTATTCTTAAACAAAGCTGATATGGTAGACGATCCAGAATTAATCGAATTAGTTGAAATGGAAGTAAGAGAATTATTAAATGAATATAACTTCCCAGGAGACGATATTCCAATAATCGTAGGATCAGCATTAAAAGCATTAGAAAACCCAACAGATCCAGAAGCAACAAAATGCATAATGGAATTAATGGATGCAGTAGATAGCTATATTCCAACTCCACAGAGAGCAACAGATAAGCCATTCATCATGCCAGTAGAAGATGTAATGACAATCACAGGAAGAGGAACAGTAGCAACAGGAAGAGTTGAAGCTGGAGAAATCAAAGTAGGAAACGAAGTAGAAATCGTTGGATTAAGCCCAGATAAGAAGAAGACAGTAATAACAGGACTTGAAATGTTCAGAAAGACATTAGACGAAGCAGAAGCTGGAGATAATATCGGAGCATTATTAAGAGGAATCCAGAGAGATGAAATTGAAAGAGGTCAGGTATTAGCTGCACCAGGATCAGTACATCCACATACAAAATTTGTAGGTCAGGTATATGTACTTAAGAAAGAAGAAGGCGGAAGACATACACCATTCTTCGATGGATATAGACCACAATTCTATTTCAGAACAACAGATGTTACAGGATCAATTAAATTACCAGACGGAATGGAAATGGTAATGCCAGGAGATCACATCGATATGAAGGTTGAATTAATCACACCAGTAGCAATGGATGAAGGATTAAGATTTGCCATCAGAGAAGGTGGAAGAACAGTAGGATCTGGAGTTGTTACTAAGATAGAAGAATAATTCTTAGATAGTATAAAAAAGGACTGAGCAAATACTGCTTAGTCCTAATTCAAGATTATTTGACAATTTGCATATTATATGCTAATGTGTAAAAGTGTCATTTAAGATTTATGATACAAATAGTACAAGAAAAATAAGAGGCAAGGCCTTTTGTTAATAATAGAATATATAAACTGGAGGTGCAGTGATGAGAACTAAAGTAACTTTAGCATGCACAGAGTGTAAACAGAGAAATTACGATACAATGAAAAATAAAAAGAATAACCCAGATAGAATCGAAATGAAAAAATATTGTAAGTTCTGTAAAAAGCACACTCTTCATAGAGAAACAAAATAGTTTCTGTTAAGGAAAGACATATACTTGAATTATAAGGATGTGAAGATATGTCAGTAAAAAGCAATATACAACCTGAGAAGGCATCTAAAAAAAACATGTTATTCGATTTTTTTAGAGGGGTTAAATCAGAATTAAAAATAATAATTTGGCCTTCAAAAGATGAGACAAAAAAAGCATTTATTGCAGTTTTAGTATTCTCACTAATATTTATAATATTAGTAGGAGGGTTCGATTTTGTTTTCAAACACCTCTTTCAACTATTATTGAAATTAAAATAAAGGAGGTCCAGGCAAAACAGTTTGCCTAACAAAACATGAGTGATGTAGCAAAATGGTATGTAGTTCATACATACTCTGGATATGAAAATAAGGTTAAAGCGAATCTTGAAAAAGCAATTGAGAATAGAAATCTTGAATCACTAATTTTTGACGTTCAAGTGCCAATGGAAGAAGTAGTGGAAGAAAAAGATGGGAAACAGAAAGTCTCATTAAAAAAGAAGTTCCCCGGTTATGTACTTATAAAGATGATAATGGGAGACGAAGCATGGTATGTAGTTAGAAATACACGTGGAGTAACAGGCTTTGTAGGGCCAGGATCAAAACCAGTTCCTCTTTCAGAGGAAGAAGTTGAATCAATGGGAGTTTTAGAAGCTCCAGTAGATATTGATCTTGAAGTAGGCGAAAGCATAAGAATTACTTCTGGTCCACTAAAGGATTCAGTGGCTACAATTCAAGAAATAATTAACGAAAAAAGAAAAATAAAGGCACTAGTTGAAATGTTTGGCAGAGAGACTCTTGCCGAATTAGATTTTAATCAAGTTGAAAAATTAGTTTAATTAACTAATTTTAATTAAGTGGGAGAACTAAAAAATGTTCGCTATACCACATAAATAGGAGGAATAACAAATGGCTAAGAAAGTAACTGGAATGATTAAGCTTCAACTTCAAGCTGGTAAAGCAACACCAGCACCACCAGTAGGTCCAGCTTTAGGTCAACATGGTGTAAATATTATGGGATTCTGTAAGGAGTTTAATGCAAAAACTGCAGATAAGGCTGGATTAATAATACCAGTAGTAATCACAGTTTATCAAGATAGATCTTTTAGCTTTATATTAAAGACTCCACCAGCAGCAGTTCTAATTAAGAAAGAATTAGGATTAAAGAGTGGTTCAGGAGTACCTAATAAGACAAAAGTAGGTAAGCTTAACAAGGATCAGCTTAAAAAGATTGCAGAAATGAAGATGCCAGACTTAAATGCTGCTAATGTTGAATCAGCTATGTCAATGGTTGCAGGAACAGCAAGAAGTATGGGAATAACTATTGAAGAGTAATTTCGAAAAATAAGTGGGAGGTCAAAACCGCTAAAACCACAGAGGAGGCAGAAAAAATGGGAAAAAAATATATTGAAAGTGTTAAACTTATAGATAGAAATACATTATATACTCCAGCAGAAGCTTTAGAATTAGTTGAAAAGACTGCTAAAGCAAACTTTGATGAAACAGTTGAATTACATGTAAGATTAGGAGTAGATCCTAGACATGCAGATCAGCAGGTTAGAGGAGCAATAGTTCTTCCAAACGGAACTGGTAAGAAAGTAAGAGTATTAGTATTTGCTAAAGGCGCAAAAGCTGACGAAGCTACAGCAGCTGGAGCAGACTTTGTAGGTGGAGAAGAATTAGTTCATAAGATTCAGAGCGAAAACTGGTTCGATTATGATGTTGTAGTTGCAACACCAGATATGATGGGAGTAGTTGGTAGAATAGGTAGAATCTTAGGACCTAAGGGCTTAATGCCAAACCCTAAGTCTGGAACAGTTACATTTGATGTAACAAAAGCAATTGAAGAGATTAAAGCTGGTAAGGTTGAATATAGAGTTGATAAAACAGCTATTATTCATTGCCCAATCGGAAAGAAATCTTTTGGAACAGACAAATTAAAACAGAACTTTAATGTATTAATGGATGCTATCGTAAAAGCTAAACCAGCATCAGCAAAGGGACAGTATTTAAAATCAGTTTCAGTTTCTAGTACAATGGGACCTGGAGCTAAAGTTAATCCATCAAAAGTTTTAGACTAGAGTTGACAAAATTAATAATTTCTTATATAATTATTAATGTTTTGAAAAGAAAATATGTTTTCCGTAGACGGCGGGTGCAAATGCATAAAGGATACTTACCTGCTTAGGAGATTTTATGATGTGATTTTATAGATCTTCTCTGTTTACGGGAAGATCTTTTTTAATAAAATGAGCAGTTTAAAACTGTGAGGAGGTGGATTAAGAAATGAACAAAAATAGAGAATTCAAAGAAGCAAAGGTAGCTGAAATTAAGGAAAAGCTAGAAAAGGCAACATCCGTAGTTGTTTCTAAGTATCAGGGCTTAACAGTTGAAGAAGATACTTCTTTAAGAAAACAGTTAAGAGAAGCTGGAATTGAATATAAAGTATATAAAAATTCTTTAGTATCTTTAGCAGCTAAACAACTTGGAATCGAAGGATTAGGCGAATGTCTACAAGGACCAATCTCAATTGCATTTGGTTATGAAGATGTTACAGCTGCTCCAAGAGTTTTAAATACTTTTGCAGCTGACCATAAGAAGCTTGAATTACAGGCTGGCTTAATCAACGGTAAAATGTATGATGCTGAAGAGATCAAGTATCTTGCTACAATACCACCAAGAGACGTTCTTATTGCAAAGTTCCTTGGAAGTATCAAAGCCCCAGTATCAAAATTTGCATGCGTTGTTAATGCAATAAAAGAAAAGAAAGAAAATGAAGCAGAATAATATAAAAAAAATTTGGAGGTGCTATTAAAATGACAAAGGAAGATATAATACAAGCAATTAAAGAAATGAGCGTTTTAGACTTAAATGAATTAGTAAAGGCTTGCGAAGAAGAATTCGGAGTAAGCGCAGCTGCACCAGTAGCTGCAGGAGCTGCTACAGGAGCTGCTGCAGGAGCTGCAGAAAAGAGTGAATTCGATGTAGTATTAACTGCAGCCGGAGCTAACAAGATTAAGGTTATCAAAGCAGTAAGAGAAATCACTGGATTAGGATTAAAGGATGCCAAAGATATGGTAGACGGAGCTCCTAAGACATTAAAAGAAGGCGTAGAAAAAGCTGCTGCTGAAGAAATGAAGACTAAATTAGAAGAAGTTGGAGCTTCAGTAGAACTTAAATAGTTTCTAAAACATAATAGGAAAAAAGGTGCTTTATGCACCTTTTTTGCTCTATAAAAAATTATTTAATAAAAATCAAATATAAAGCTATATAAAATGTTTATTTTAAATAAATTTTGAGTAAATATTTTATATAGCGTTTATACATAATAATTAAAAACATATGTTGACATAAAAAAAAACATATGTTATCATAATATAATGTATTATTCATCATGGATAATTATGATTAGATGTTATTGGCAAAAATAAGAATAAAATGGTGGATAATGGGTAAAATATATTATATTAAGACGTTGCCTGAAAGCTAAAGTCCTTAGGGAAGTTACGCTTTTGGTTATTTTATTTTTTAAGGGGTGAAAATTCATGGTACATCCTGTCCAAGTTGGGAAAAGAACAAGAATGAGTTTTGGTAAGGTCCCAGATGTTACCAAAATGCCAAATCTAATTGAAGTTCAGT
It includes:
- the secE gene encoding preprotein translocase subunit SecE; protein product: MSVKSNIQPEKASKKNMLFDFFRGVKSELKIIIWPSKDETKKAFIAVLVFSLIFIILVGGFDFVFKHLFQLLLKLK
- the ispD gene encoding 2-C-methyl-D-erythritol 4-phosphate cytidylyltransferase; translated protein: MISAVVLAGGKGRRMHSDISKQFILLDDKPILFYTIKKFIDSGIIDKIVVVAAKDELEFCKKEVIEKYNLDVYKVICGGKERQDSVYNALLELKNTDTDIVLIHDGARPFVSERIIENAAAYAKKYKCAAPGVMPKDTIKLIDNSNFSVSTFDRNSLVAVQTPQAFDYNLILKCHTEVNKRGINVTDDTMVAEIFNNDVYIFKGDYKNIKITTDEDLILAKYFIGHSDTVDIKDKRSL
- the rplK gene encoding 50S ribosomal protein L11; protein product: MAKKVTGMIKLQLQAGKATPAPPVGPALGQHGVNIMGFCKEFNAKTADKAGLIIPVVITVYQDRSFSFILKTPPAAVLIKKELGLKSGSGVPNKTKVGKLNKDQLKKIAEMKMPDLNAANVESAMSMVAGTARSMGITIEE
- the tuf gene encoding elongation factor Tu translates to MAKAKYERTKPHVNIGTIGHVDHGKTTLTAAITTVLANKGYAEAFDYAAIDKAPEEKERGITINTAHVEYETDNRHYAHVDCPGHADYVKNMITGAAQMDGAILVVSAADGPMPQTREHILLASRVGVDYIVVFLNKADMVDDPELIELVEMEVRELLNEYNFPGDDIPIIVGSALKALENPTDPEATKCIMELMDAVDSYIPTPQRATDKPFIMPVEDVMTITGRGTVATGRVEAGEIKVGNEVEIVGLSPDKKKTVITGLEMFRKTLDEAEAGDNIGALLRGIQRDEIERGQVLAAPGSVHPHTKFVGQVYVLKKEEGGRHTPFFDGYRPQFYFRTTDVTGSIKLPDGMEMVMPGDHIDMKVELITPVAMDEGLRFAIREGGRTVGSGVVTKIEE
- the rlmB gene encoding 23S rRNA (guanosine(2251)-2'-O)-methyltransferase RlmB codes for the protein MQDKFNNRKNPVKDNKQDKFNNRKNPVKDNKYEEREDIIIGRNAVIEALKSKKTIETLYISNTKLEGSINKIIGLAKEKKIVIKEVDRRKLDMMCGGEVHQGVIAKITPFKYSEVKDILDYAKKRNEDPFVIVLDEIEDPHNLGSIIRTAELAGVHGIIIPKRRSASVTSTVYKTSAGAVQYVKVAKVANLNNAIEELKDNGVWIYGADMNGEEFSYQNDFSGACALVIGNEGRGISKLTAQKCDKLVKIPMVGKINSLNASVAAGILMYEVMKVRLK
- the rplA gene encoding 50S ribosomal protein L1, with product MGKKYIESVKLIDRNTLYTPAEALELVEKTAKANFDETVELHVRLGVDPRHADQQVRGAIVLPNGTGKKVRVLVFAKGAKADEATAAGADFVGGEELVHKIQSENWFDYDVVVATPDMMGVVGRIGRILGPKGLMPNPKSGTVTFDVTKAIEEIKAGKVEYRVDKTAIIHCPIGKKSFGTDKLKQNFNVLMDAIVKAKPASAKGQYLKSVSVSSTMGPGAKVNPSKVLD
- a CDS encoding proline--tRNA ligase, coding for MKMSKMLVSTLREVPAEAEIDSHKLMLRAGLMRKMAAGVYNYLPLGLKVLKNVENIIREEMNNAGAQEFLASALIPSELWKESGRWGAYGPEMFRVTDRGEREFCLGPTHEEVFTDIARNEIKSYKQLPVNLYQIQTKYRDERRPRFGVMRSREFIMKDAYSFDKDTNGLDETYNKMHDAYVKIFNKCGLDAKCVAADSGAIGGNNSAEFMVKSEVGEDDVVFCTKCNYAANIEKAEAKPEKQGKEELKELHKIETPNTKTIEELVKFFKTSEKKFAKTMIYNADGKIVAVMVRGDRDVNEVKVQNAVGSVVDMGLASKEEVKEATNAVTGFAGPIGLKADMLLVDEEVANMYNFIVGANETGYHYENVNYERDFKGTVGDFRNVCEGEVCPCCKEKVTIAKGTEVGHIFKLGTKYSETMNANFIDENGKEKPFIMGCYGIGVTRTLASIIEQHHDENGIVWPLSVAPYHVSVIPVNIKKQEQMDIAEKLYKELEDLHIEVLLDDRNERAGVKFKDSELMGVPMRITVGKKITDGEVEFKLRNGEMETIKIEDAIERVKQEFSENNIAL
- the sigH gene encoding RNA polymerase sporulation sigma factor SigH: MKDFLEFNGKKDEEIVLEAKNSNKRAQEYLISKYDGFIKIKAKSYFLIGADKEDIYQEGMIGLYKAIRDFNSEKATSFKSFAEICIMRQILTAIKTATRQKHIPLNTYVSLNKPMFEDESDRTLLDVISGLRITDPEELLISKEQMDYIKEKIKKELSGLELEVVNLYLDGKSYQEIAKKLQREPKSIDNALQRVKRKLEKCFKNQ
- the rpmG gene encoding 50S ribosomal protein L33; the encoded protein is MRTKVTLACTECKQRNYDTMKNKKNNPDRIEMKKYCKFCKKHTLHRETK
- the nusG gene encoding transcription termination/antitermination protein NusG; amino-acid sequence: MSDVAKWYVVHTYSGYENKVKANLEKAIENRNLESLIFDVQVPMEEVVEEKDGKQKVSLKKKFPGYVLIKMIMGDEAWYVVRNTRGVTGFVGPGSKPVPLSEEEVESMGVLEAPVDIDLEVGESIRITSGPLKDSVATIQEIINEKRKIKALVEMFGRETLAELDFNQVEKLV
- a CDS encoding NYN domain-containing protein, producing the protein MKTIFVDGYNVVNSWPNLNYRKNFSFEAARQMLIDLLHNYAVYKSCKIILVFDAHKVPGSIEKKEEMNKNVSIVFTKDGETADSYIEKHVNLAGRRCDITVVSSDNLVQQTTFQRGAVRMSSIEFYNEITSMEKSIRKNTEKNTLNKKNPIMDNIPNNILEKLEKIRRS
- a CDS encoding ribonuclease III domain-containing protein; the encoded protein is MLSDLRIKEFEEAELRSLNSLQLALIGDGVFEVYIRNYIFTKNTELSANKIHVKAIKYVKAKSQAIIIHELEEFLTPEEDRVYKRGRNAKSPTVPKNADVRDYRMATGFEALLGYLYLSGNKERLEFVLNKSTEIIKE
- the cysS gene encoding cysteine--tRNA ligase; translated protein: MKVYNSLTRKKEEFVPIVPGEVKMYVCGPTVYDYFHIGNARTFIVFDTIRKYFEYRGYKVKFVQNFTDIDDKMINRANKESITVRELGDRFIKEYYKDADALNIERATVNPRATEYINEIIKFVEKLIEKGYAYEVDGDVYYSTKSFKQYGRLCGQNLDDLQAGARIRVDERKKDPMDFAVWKAQKEGEPGWKSPWGMGRPGWHIECSCMAKKELGDTIDIHAGGMDLKFPHHENEIAQSEAVTGKKFANYWLHSAFVNINNVKMSKSLNNFFTAREILEKYDVDCVRFLMLSGHYRTQINFTGELLDSAKSSIERLYNCINNLENLMSEVKIEDMTEDEKKYLESLNGYREKYIEKMDDDFNTADAISVMFDLVKDINNNINSESSKNICIEAEKLLRELGKPLGLLEKQEDKTIESEIEELIEKREQARKNKDFALSDKIRDELKARNIVLEDTKQGVRWKKIN